Part of the Xenopus tropicalis strain Nigerian chromosome 3, UCB_Xtro_10.0, whole genome shotgun sequence genome, cacacagaatgatgggtaagtaggaggggcctgtaacaagtagtttatatgaggggttccccatatctgggtgggttttacctcacagatacacttatactatgtgacacatacacacaatgaTTGGTGTGGATGATGGATGTGTATTTCGTGCTACAACAATGCTTAGTCATAAACAATATTCCTCACCCAGTACAATATTGCCTGCGTATTTATAGGGGTGTCTGAATGTAACAGTGATAACGGCCATGGGCCCCTTCAGCTCCTTGCACAAGCAACCCCCAGGCAGGTTGAGTGACATTGGGGGTGAAGCTGATAATGTCAGGGGTGTGGCCGATGCCTTTGGGGAGGGGCAATGACATTCGAAGGGCTGGGAATATTCAGTCCGTTAAGCAGTGGTTTGTCTGAATTcagatctctgaaaccccagacagGTTGTTTTGAACCAAACGGCTCCTATAAAAACCATGCACATTTCACCCTTAGTTAAGTTAGACTCCAGTGACAGTTACCTGTAATGATCAGTTTTGTTCCTCTCATCCTCTCAGTTCTATAAACTTGTCCATCTCCAGTCACTTGTGCCCCACAGCAGTACCAGCCGCTGTCACTGAGCCCCACGTGTTTGATTTGTATGGCTGCGCCGTCTTCCCCAGCCAGAGACATCCGCTCACTTCCTACTGCCCCCATGGCACTGTTATATATATCTGTGTCACAGCCTGGGTACTGAGTACTAAAGCGCCACTGAACACTGGATAGAGACATGTTCTGGATTTTCTTCTTGGCGCTGATGGAGAAATGACAGGGAATTGTCACCGTGTCACCAACCAGAGCAGGAATGAACGGAGGCTGATGCATAGTTATGTCATTCTCTCCTACAGAACAGAATATTGTAACAGAGACAGAACTTAGTTATAATATACCTTGTacatgtatcggaccccttaccaagaaaccattatccagaaagttctgatttacagaaatgccatttcccatagactccattataagtctataattccaatttttaaaaattattcccttttctctgtaataataaaacagtacctgtacttgatcccaatataattaccccttattgggggcagaacagccctatttggtttaattacagtttacatcatttttttttcttagcagAGTTAAGgttgcagatccaaattacagaaagaccccttgtccagaaaaccccaggtcccaagcattctggtcccatacctgtactcatgtAACAGCTAAGCTACTAATCCCcagtatatacagagagaggggaggcccggctatctatcccctgtatatacagagagagggaaggcccggctatctatcccctgtatatacagagagaggggaggcccggctatctatcccctgtatatacagagagaggggggcccggctatctatcccccgtatatacagagagaggggaggcccggctatctatcccctgtatatacagagagaggggaggcccggctatcccctgtatatacagagagaggggaggcccggctatcccctgtatatacagagagaggggaggcccggctatctatcccctgtatatacagagagagggaaggcccggctatctatcccctgtatatacagagagaggggaggcccggctatctatcccctgtatatacagagagaggggaggcccggctatctatcccctgtatatacagagagaggggaggcccggctatctatcccctgtatatacagagagaggggaggcccggctatctatcccctgtatatacagagagagggaaggcccggctatctatcccctgtatatacagagagaggggaggcccggctatctatcccctgtatatacagagagggggggggcccggctatctatcccctgtatatacagagagagggggggcccggctatctatcccctgtatatacagagagaggggaggcccggctatctatcccctgtatatacagagagaggggaggcccggctatctatcccctgtatatacagagagaggggaggcccggctatctatcccctgtatatacagagagaggggaggcccggctatctatctaGCGTATATTtccaaataattaatatatagtaTATCTGTATATTTCCAAATATAGCAACGTCATACAAAGAAGCATACGGAAGCCTATGGGCAGGGGCCATATAAACACTGTTGGAGCACAACATCTGGCCTTGTGGTCTCTAACTGGACAGTCACATTTTAGGAGGTCCCCAAGCAGACCCAGTGTCAGACGTTGTTGTCCTCTATGGCAAGGTATTCAAACTAACCAATATCATTTTGTTTCATTGTGAAATGGAGTTATAGAAATGAAGAACAATGATTCCTACACTATCATTTGTGAGTGCTATAGGGATATGTTAGAGTACTTACCCCTGACAGTTAGCCAAGTGCCTCTTCCATTCTGCCACTGCTCAGTCCCCTTGTTTGTAATTAGAAGTTGGACACGGCAGCAGTAGGACTTTATATCCCTTGCTCTTACATTGGTCAGGGTGATGGTCCCATTCCGAGTCCATGGATCTCCCACCAGTGAGACCCTTCCCTGGTATCCCTGAGTTGTGTTGCCGTACCCGCTGTTATATATACGAGCCCCACAATAATTCCCTTCACCAGCTTGAAAGATAATGGTCACATTAGTAATTCCTGTGACATTTCTGGGGAACACAAAACTGCATGGGAAGGTCACTGAGTCTCCAGCAAATGCTTCCAAGCCTGAAGGTTGGTCTGCGCAGAATTGTCCTGGGGCCCCACATACGGCACCTTCAATAGAAAATGACTTGGACGTTAAGTAGTTTATTATGACTGAGGCTTATGTAAGATatggcatttaaaggggaactcacctctaaaacattttttgcataatgaaaagtATTTGTaggcaacttcccaatatacatcacacacatattaatataattacttctgaaagcagcatttgtctgTTTATTGTATATTCTCTGCATGGCTGATACAATATCTGCCTCCTGAGACAATAAGGCAGAAGCCAGCTCATTCACAGACTTTATGGAGAATTGACTTCTGCTTTACTGCTACAAGAGTCAGAAGCCAAGAGCAGAAAGGGATAAACCGACATTGTGTAACAATCTGTACTTggcaagttgcttagaaatatataaaaatgttggtgtggagttcccttttaaacAAGGACTATTGCTGAATAATATAAATGGATAAATGGTAAAATGCATACTGGGCTGGGGTCATACGGACATGACTGGGAAGAGTCACTGAAACACTCTCTGCAAGTTAAAGaaatagttcatctttaaattaacttttagtatgatttagacatttctatctggttgctatcaTCTTATATACCCtaacaaccaagcagtggtttaaacaagcgATAGGGATAAGAAGAGTAGAGGCTCTCTATTAGAATATAAGTATTAAAAGTAACCGTCATAGAATTGTAGCCTTtaaagagcaatcatttttggctgctggggtcagtgacccccatatgaaagatAGAATGAGTGGAAGAgagtaaagcaaataattcaaaactataaataatgatatagttactatagggcattttataacttactaatagtgatgagcaaatctgtccctttttgcgaaacagcgaaaaatttgcgaaacgcatttgtcatatgattttttttttccgcccGCATGTATTTTTTGTCTCCCCCgggcttttttgatgcgactgcgactaattttgatgcaaccgtgcccaattttctgcagcgaattttcatggaagttttgtgaaacaattcaccagtggtgaaatgcggaaattcgttgcgaatccatgcctggcgaaaaaatttgctcatcgctacttacTAAGTACTTTTAATtcctatggggtatatttattaatgggtgaaatatagagttcaccatttgcttCTAAataacccataggaatgaatagagggtGGGGGGTTTATATATTAagccctaaactcacattttgataaatctgcccctaaaagttaaagggacactgccatgagggagggaatggatgcacttaccccaaagagataacacgagggagggaatgggtgtacttaccccaaagagataacatgagggagggaatggatgtacttaccccaaagagacAGCACAGAGCAGAGAAGGAGAAGACCAGACATGCTGAGGAGCTTGTCTAACCCTTTGAGACTTTGGTACAACTAATCAGGAACTTGATTGTTTTCAACACTTATTTTTAAACTTCCTTTTTTCAATTCTCAGTAAGGACAAATAAggaaattaaataatgaaaagaaCAATAACCGCAAATATGGTTTGTTCATATCCTGCCATACTATTAAACCATGATGAGAATACTTATTCTCCTGTAATAGGAAGCCCATAGGCATTGCAAAGAGATAGTATAATTATAGcatcatagggattcccctgtactaaacacaattcagcaggaacagccccctaagtttgctcatagcctgtacagagagataccataaaactatggcacatagggattcccctgtactaagcacaattcagcaggaacagccccctaagtttgctcatagcctgtacagagagataccataaaactatggcacatagggattcccctgtactaagcacaattcagctggaacagccccctaagtttgctcatagcctgtacagagagataccataaaactatggcacatagggattcccctgtactaagcacaattcagcaggaacagccccctaagtttgctcatagcctgtacagagagataccataaaactatggcacatagggattcccctgtactaagcacaattcagcaggaacagccccctaagtttgctcataattTTTGTATTAATTCATAATTCGTTGTTATTCTAAGCAATGTTCTAATGTACATTACTGCTATGAAAGCAGTGttttcttatctttctgtttcTTTCTCTCTGACTAAGATAAGATAAGACAAGGAGTCTGACAGGAGTCAGATCTCCCCCAGGTCTGTTAGCTTTAATCATGTGACTGTTAGTActgcttcaggagtcagaagtGCTGAGAATGTGAACAGAAACGGCTTTCAATAGATTTGACAACTCTAAAGCTAAAATGCTAAAGAGTGTataatgaaaagttgctttgaattacattttttgtcaTTGTGCAAAACATCTgtgggcagagttcccctttatagAGTTCCAGTGAGTCCACTCATGGTTAGCCAGCTATTGGCTAATAGTTTGTATACAGAAGCCCTTGGTTTCTATAGGACAATACAAAACTCTCTCAGTAGAAATTAGGTATAATTTGTATCTCATTCCTGCTTTTCAGTGAGCCCTTTAGACACCCTAAAGGAAACGTTCAGGtacaaatgaaactgggtaaatagacaaagtgggtaaaataaaaatgttttcaatatagttagtcacAAATGTCatctataaggctaatgccagattaTGCGTAGGGGGGATATTATCGGCAAGTGGAAAAAACGATTGCCAAAAATtctgccctacacctcctacatgtgcctgtacccaaatGAATAGattacgctcgggtgcaggcacatatagtggaaatacacataaaaatgtgagaatATGAaagtttttatgcatattttggctTCATCTGCCTGCACCCGagggtattccattcattcgggtgcaggcacaggtagggattttattgaaagtaaaaacattacaagtaaaatataaacatttcagaaacagaaatgcaaacaaaaatgcatcacattattactcaatgaaattcagaagcaaagaagaatcacaaatgaaaatgtacatttacccagagtgcaacattctctgcctttcgctcagtctctctggatttaatgaaagcaagttcccttacaattgcccctgtgacttgccccactgcttctctcttctgactgagggttaacttgcagcggcaggcacatgtaggaggcgtagggcggtattttcagcaatcacttttccacttgccaaaaataacccccctacgcctcgtctggcatcagccttaaggctggagtgggcgggtgtctaacataatagccaataACTGACTAATCATGAGAGGATTCAGTGGAACTCCATAAGGGGGAACTCTACTCACAATGGGAAATatgtaattcaaagcaactttccattatatgGGGGAGCAGCTCGGCAGTATAGCAAGTTTAAGTATACAGTAAGAGTTAAGCAGAGTTAACTAGCAACTATTAATATCGACTTTATCTGGCTTTACCATCAGGAAACTGCACCTCCAGCCACAGACTCCTAACCCTGGCTTTGCTTTCTCTTACCAAGTATGTTTCCTGCCATCCGCTTTTTTGATTTTATACCCTGATACACTGCTGtacatttaaattattatttttattattaacatttatttataaagcgccaacatattccgcagcgctgtacaataagtatatgTATCCTGCCATCCGCTTTCTTGATTTTGCACCTTTATACACTGCTGCTGCTTTAAATGTAAGTTTCCTATATCTATATTTACTGCTTGGCTTTCATTAGCGACATTCATTATCATCCCCCCATCTAATCACATTTCCTGGCTCTGTGTGATCTGATAACAGGCACAAGGTGTGAATTTGTGTGTATTTAATGTCCAACCTATTGGTCCCTCCTCCTAGAACCATGTTATTCTCTTGAACTATTTCCTTGGGATCATTCTGGGGAGCAGCGTGGCTGGGGGGGTTACAGCTCAGCAGTATAGCAACTTAGAGTATAGCAAGTGGGAGTATACTGTAAGAGTTAGATACAGTCAGTATAGCAAGTGGGAGTATACTGTAAGAGTTAGATACAGTCAGTACAGCAAGTGGGAGTATACTGTAAGAGTTAGATACAGTCAGTATAGCAAGTGGGAGTATACTGTAAGAGTTAGATACAGTCAGTACAGCAAGTGGGAGTATACTGTAAGAGTTAGATACAGTCAGTACAGCAAGTGGGAGTATACTGTAAGAGTTAGATACAGTCAGTATAGCAAGTGGGAGTATACTGTAAGAGTTAGATACAGTCAGTACAGCAAGTGGGAGTATACTGTAAGAGTCAGATACAGTCAGTATAGCAAGTGGGAGTATACTGTAAGAGTTAGATACAGTCAGTATAGCAAGTGGGGGAGTATACTGTAAGAGTTAGATACAGTCAGTATAGCAAGTGGGAGTATACTGTAAGAGTTAGATACAGTCAGTACAGCAAGTGGGAGTATACTGTAAGAGTTAGATACAGTCAGTACAGCAAGTGGGAGTATACTGTAAGAGTTAGATACAGTCAGTACAGCAAGTGGGAGTATACTGTAAGAGTTAGATACAGTCAGTACAGCAAGTGGGAGTATACTGTAAGAGTTAGATACAGTCAGTATAGCAAGTGGGAGTATACTGTAAGAGTTAGATACAGTCAGTACAGCAAGTGGGAGTATACTGTAAGAGTTAGATACAGTCAGTACAGCAAGTGGGAGTATACTGTAAGAGTTAGATACAGTCAGTACAGCAAGTGGGAGTATACTGTAAGAGTTAGATACAGTCAGTATAGCAAGTGGGAGTATACTGTAAGAGTTAGATACAGTCAGTATAGCAAGTGGGAGTATACTGTAAGAGTTAGATACAGTCAGTATAGCAAGTGGGAGTATACTGTAAGAGTCAGACAGCAGTTGGAACAGCAATGAACATGCTCCATGTGGGACGTTACACCCCCAGCCGCTATGGATCTCTATGTAAAGTGCACAAAGAAAGTTCCTACAGCCTAAATGTACAATTACTATCTTGTATGTTTAGTTCATTCAGAGAACCTTATTTGTAAACATCCTGCATATACCAAACATCCTTTATATTTCTACTTGGTACTCAGACCTTTATGCTTCTCATAGCTTCTGAACCCCACTGAGAAAGCCTCACACCTACCCCCTATTGCTTTAACCCTCTGCCCTCCAGTGCACCTTCAACATGCTCAGTTTATtaccttttttcttcttctcagGGCTAAACAGGTTTAAGGCCCCCATATacacgatgtcgccaagcgatagtttggtcctggggccaaatgatcgaattataacgacgggtataggaaaagtcagtctgGGGACCCTGTCACacaactgtagggacccatagggttaaatggtccctatggctttaaatccctacaggttcagttcccttagttgctgggcagaggggaatgtatctaagtgagtccATTAACatgtgtgtgctattggttagaaggtatggtgaccacttcctgtcgcaatttggtatagtgttgggagaggagtggcaccttcctgttgtttgcttccaccttagggacagggtgggtgtgtgctgagagcccagggcatgggcccaggcccagtgaagtcggggaacagggccccgtgaatgaggcattagatagtggcaggtgtagctccctttatagtaccactctaggagtgtaaggcagttagggctgagatagaatgagcagcatgagctcctgcataggatttgcagtttttctggagatagctctcccaggccacattgcctgtagtgtagggatccaagtgaatagggaatcaggatagagaattccctgagggatccactacagggtgtgtcgcagaggtgaagggagattcctgccagtctgcccgcaggagagtgtgagtctgaatatacactcggtatgtgttgcatgtatcaatggcctctgaagctgtattgtaagtaaaccctgtggatgttcaataaacacttatcattttgttatttgcaagaacctctggcgccctctggtttcatttttctgcatagcagcaagagaggtgtagttgcacaacaccctcaccttcctcttccacttagcgaaggcccattctgggtgagagagtactgtgtaacccatgttctactggtactagtccgggaaagcagctattgagctgaaataggtgttacacaacGTATaacgtatgagccgctagcacaatcagggaaatcagggaaataccacacgtgccatAGGGGTTGTTTCACAgaggtttattacaaccaaacgtagataaacaaggaaagggcaatacgcatggaaggtccacaagtcccaatcacatcaaatCCTCCTTCAGGGTCTTCAGGGCaccccccctctgcacagtctccagggaacaaaggcagagtctcccagcccaacccccaatacacaaaggtttCCCACCCAGACAgccacaattacctgggtagcctccccaggcagttccaatgggaataaacaaagttcctttttggggaGTTTCACAGAAAAtgcactaccttggttccagggcaaacagtccttccgcaggggttagggtaatccagttggagggaatcttcctgccggagctagggtggatcccaaggaaccacaggggagggtgtcctgccgtagcgaggttacacccagacgAACAAAAAGCTCCTTCTACACCCACAACCTCTGGTTTTTCTatcctgctgctggtacctcccctcttttccacaccccgtAGGATTGATTTGTTaagaggctgaccctgcttctgcttaacccaaccctagcagctccaattggcagggtcccctgcagcatcattaggggaggggtttaacctaggagggacttgcccagctcctctggaggggacttctgggagcttctttgtttaaaaccctttcggcgggaaaacagaacaatgggctgccaccatcttggctagatcatgcactggctagacatggggccagtataagggtttttggtcacagaccccatcaacgagccgatgcagtccctgatccgactagattttctaacctgcccgattgagatctgcccgatttcaggccagatattggttgggcaggcccgtcagtatggcccatacacgggtcgattagctgctgaatctgtctaagggaccaatatcggcagctagaatcggcccatatatatggggacctttactcctcCCATTGCCCCTGACACTGTTCAGATTGCACCTTCACTTCTTCCCTCCCCctcactattttggattttgctccttcagatCACCGGGAGCAACAAATccctatggatgtaaatagttttgattttccaccgtcctcttccggaaatccaCTGCAAAAGCATAGACTCTTCCtgggactgagactgcttttgtccatttgtcaaGTTCTTCATCAGGatatttggccagtggactgggggggggggtgaattttggttgtaatatttgtccagcatgtcggtctgagttatgttaattctttcttgtttAATAAAACCCATAAAAACCCTCTGCTCTCACTGCTGAGATCTCTCACCCCTGCACCCCACACTCCCAGACTCAAGCCCAGAGCATTCAAATCCCACTCACATCTCCCTTACACTTCTCCATTGATATCTCTCCAAATCCAGGCCGTGGGGCATGGGGGATTTTTCCACAAAGAAAATTCTTGTCTTGATGtaaaaatcagaggtttattttatttcacacgacctccataaaaaaaaacaacaaataatcaAGGCTCTTATTTACACATATATCAGAGACTTATAAAGCAAAGCAGACTttgttacaaaaaagaaaaataaaaccctGCTATTCAAAATTCCCATTAATACTTTACAATGACTTGGTACCTGCAGAGCCCTCCAGACATTTATAGGAGTCagagctcccacaatgcactgcaatatTCCCTTTAAAATCCAGGAAGTGCTGCTGGCCCGCCTCTTAGAGGTGCAAGCCCCCACCCCCGGCTGGATCAGAGGTATGGGAATACTTTTAAGTTTAAAGCTGCACTTGTAATTAAGTATTTTAAATGCCTTGATAGCAATACATCTaacaaatgcattatttttcCAATACATGCATATCTTGCACATTTAAACACAGAAATACACGTCAGGCTTTTAACACAAACTAGCTAGTTCCATGCAGGGCTCACAGGTGCTGACAGATTCAGAGTAAAGACAGGAAAGTGCATTAGGGGCCAGCCTAatggagagaaggaaaaatagaaGACCGGAAATTTACCATTCACCCAAAAGAGATCTCTCAGTCCATGTGAACACTTGCATTAAAACCAATGTAGCAGACTTTAGCCCACATTACAGACAGATTATAGTTTTAATACAGTTTTATTCCTGTAAGTGTGACAACCAAATTCCCTTACAGACATGAGCTGCTTCCATAGAGGGAAATTGCCATTCTACCTATTCTCAAGGTACTATTCACAAAGTTACgtcaaaaagggattctgggaccacctttaggctcttagaaaagtcccatttacatgggtttatctttATCTGGGTTTAttcctaaaggaatttgttcccagaatccctttttgacttatttgcatatgtatgaggcggtctcctcaacccttttagcttgttcgtgaatccccactcccggctctccctaagctgatcagaaaccCCTACACTatactgatgagcctcaagaagggcgaaactggtctgtagttgggaatctgatcagctattatcccggcttctgctttaaaacccagtgagtgagctttagcctataggataaacccatgtaaatgggacttttctaagagccttaaggaatttgttcccagaatccctttttgacttatttgcatacgtatgaggcggtctcctcaacccttttagcttgttcgtgaatatTCACAAAGTTACAACAGAGTAGTCCATTTGGAGATCTAtattcccttaaaggaaaactatacccctgatcaatgtagatctctataaaaatgttaaacagctcatatgtaaaaccctgcttcatctaaataaaaaattttcatataaatatacttatttagtagtgtgtgccattgggtaatcctaaataggaaactgccattttaagtactaagggccgccccttgggat contains:
- the LOC108646251 gene encoding uncharacterized protein LOC108646251 gives rise to the protein MSGLLLLCSVLSLWASVIINYLTSKSFSIEGAVCGAPGQFCADQPSGLEAFAGDSVTFPCSFVFPRNVTGITNVTIIFQAGEGNYCGARIYNSGYGNTTQGYQGRVSLVGDPWTRNGTITLTNVRARDIKSYCCRVQLLITNKGTEQWQNGRGTWLTVRGENDITMHQPPFIPALVGDTVTIPCHFSISAKKKIQNMSLSSVQWRFSTQYPGCDTDIYNSAMGAVGSERMSLAGEDGAAIQIKHVGLSDSGWYCCGAQVTGDGQVYRTERMRGTKLIITGKTNKTKIEQPKEVTFPDSPTISCNYTLPENEDPLWVGIYWMFGDPREGFAYHPDPELIHPRYRGKTRLVGQSDLYLEEVNGMDNSSFYCRVAMRLCNSTLLNTVETLLGEGTGTLLRLNADQSDQTKIIAASVGSVIVLILLILIILFLIKRKGTRKQLQQSEQKDPVHGGNGKTVTTEYDDLELVGREQKTDINYYESVGETPRASSDPSNSGGHLLYSTLDHSRSSSNHKCSPVSGQEVFYADVKRY